A region of Lacinutrix sp. Hel_I_90 DNA encodes the following proteins:
- a CDS encoding glycosyltransferase family 2 protein, translating into MRKGPNTVRNQKLNLQPCSHRVIIPLYIPNEEDYYQDAFKIFKMCLVSVQKTAVSPLKISVISNGCIASVNNELLKLSQEGEIDELIIETEAIGKINSILKALRTAEERLITITDADVLFLNNWEREVLNVFEAIPNAGMVSPVPMYRTQTRYTSNIWLRYLFSKKLRFSPVKNPEALIKFAKSVGWPGLKPHLTDVTVTLEGKNNILSVVGNAHFVGTYKNEIFKSMPKQNSVYKLGGNSERLYTDQPVLKHGGYRLATYDNFAYHMGNTIEPWMISIFENLNIEKKSYKDFENFKILKKNSLNYFLAEKCFKKLFYFEFFKRKIYQFKGLTKKQVELFIGGF; encoded by the coding sequence ATGAGAAAGGGTCCAAATACTGTTAGAAACCAAAAGTTAAACCTGCAACCCTGTTCGCATAGGGTTATTATTCCTTTGTATATTCCAAATGAAGAGGATTATTATCAAGACGCTTTTAAGATTTTTAAAATGTGTTTAGTGTCTGTTCAAAAAACAGCGGTTTCTCCTTTAAAAATTTCGGTAATATCTAACGGATGTATAGCTTCAGTTAATAATGAATTACTTAAACTAAGCCAGGAAGGAGAAATAGATGAACTCATCATTGAAACCGAAGCCATAGGTAAAATAAACAGTATTTTAAAAGCATTACGCACGGCAGAAGAACGCTTAATCACCATTACAGATGCTGATGTTTTATTTTTAAATAATTGGGAGAGAGAGGTGTTAAATGTTTTTGAAGCTATTCCAAACGCTGGAATGGTGAGTCCAGTACCAATGTATCGCACACAAACACGTTACACAAGTAACATATGGTTACGCTATTTATTTTCAAAAAAATTACGCTTTAGTCCTGTTAAAAACCCGGAAGCGTTAATTAAGTTCGCAAAAAGTGTAGGTTGGCCGGGATTAAAACCACACCTAACAGATGTTACAGTAACATTGGAAGGGAAAAATAATATCTTATCTGTGGTTGGGAATGCACATTTTGTAGGAACTTACAAAAATGAAATATTTAAATCAATGCCAAAGCAAAATAGTGTTTATAAATTAGGCGGTAATAGCGAGCGTTTATATACTGATCAACCAGTATTAAAGCACGGAGGTTATCGATTAGCGACCTATGATAATTTTGCCTATCATATGGGAAACACCATAGAGCCATGGATGATAAGTATATTTGAAAACCTGAATATTGAAAAGAAAAGTTACAAGGATTTCGAAAATTTTAAAATATTAAAGAAAAATTCGCTCAATTATTTTTTAGCAGAAAAGTGTTTTAAAAAACTATTCTATTTTGAGTTTTTTAAAAGAAAGATATACCAGTTTAAAGGATTAACGAAAAAACAGGTTGAGTTGTTTATAGGTGGATTTTAG
- a CDS encoding glycosyltransferase, with protein sequence MKILMVAIPNHHFFQWVNQLKDAGHEVIWFDITDGGPKADKIDWVKQIKGWKLRWDFPMRSRVKTKWPELYKWLLKYNTKSTSKVFEQLLKQEKPDIVHCFEMQLAGFPILQTMQTNTIPFIYSSWGSDLFYFEQKGFSKLEVETFLQRVNYLITDCKRDYGIALSHQFKGVFLGVFPGNGGLTLDPIAIKPTRERRVILIKGYDDGLGKASIVLSALETISKETLAAFEIIIYSADTSIQSVVRNSKKLSALNIKIQSRYQFMKNKQLLEIMGSTAIHIANSLSDGMPNALLEAMGMGAFPIQSNPGRVTEEVITNSVNGFLIDNPLDENRIAVLIKEAIFNETLRESAQGYNVTFIKENYNRIALKPKIVTLYNTILLKRN encoded by the coding sequence ATGAAGATTTTAATGGTCGCCATCCCTAATCACCATTTCTTTCAATGGGTAAACCAATTGAAAGATGCTGGTCATGAGGTTATTTGGTTTGATATCACTGATGGTGGCCCCAAAGCAGATAAAATTGACTGGGTAAAACAAATAAAAGGGTGGAAGTTGCGTTGGGACTTTCCAATGAGAAGCAGAGTTAAAACAAAATGGCCAGAATTATACAAATGGCTTCTAAAATATAATACCAAAAGTACTTCTAAAGTATTCGAACAACTTTTAAAACAAGAAAAACCAGATATAGTGCATTGTTTTGAAATGCAATTGGCGGGGTTTCCTATTTTACAAACGATGCAAACGAATACAATTCCATTTATCTATTCTTCTTGGGGAAGCGACTTATTTTATTTTGAACAGAAGGGTTTTTCAAAATTAGAAGTAGAAACGTTTCTACAACGCGTCAATTATTTAATAACAGATTGCAAACGTGATTATGGTATTGCGTTGTCGCATCAATTTAAAGGCGTTTTTTTAGGTGTTTTTCCTGGGAACGGTGGTTTAACGCTTGACCCTATCGCAATTAAGCCCACAAGAGAAAGAAGGGTGATTTTAATTAAAGGTTATGACGATGGTTTGGGAAAAGCATCAATAGTTCTAAGCGCTTTAGAAACCATTTCAAAAGAAACATTAGCTGCTTTTGAAATTATAATTTATAGCGCAGATACTAGTATTCAATCAGTTGTTAGAAACAGTAAAAAACTCTCGGCACTAAATATAAAGATACAGTCTCGTTATCAATTTATGAAAAACAAACAATTATTGGAAATTATGGGTAGTACAGCTATTCATATTGCAAATAGTCTTTCAGACGGTATGCCAAATGCCTTGTTAGAGGCTATGGGAATGGGTGCTTTTCCTATACAATCTAATCCTGGTCGCGTGACAGAAGAAGTGATTACAAATAGTGTAAATGGATTTTTAATTGATAATCCTTTGGATGAAAATCGTATTGCAGTTTTAATTAAGGAGGCGATATTTAATGAGACATTAAGAGAAAGCGCACAAGGTTATAATGTAACTTTTATTAAGGAAAACTACAATCGTATTGCATTAAAGCCTAAAATAGTAACATTGTATAACACCATATTACTAAAACGAAATTAA
- a CDS encoding glycosyltransferase family 2 protein: MNDQPLITVLIPTYNCEQYVHEAVQSILDQTYTNFECMIIDDCSTDNTVGVIKAFNDSRINLIIKSKNSGYTNSLNYGLTISKGKYIARMDGDDICLPHRFEKQIEVLENDDNIVVCGSVFKIIDSEIVIEAPEHHEEIKIGLLKDSCIGHPTAMIRKSVLDDNQINYNTEYEPAEDYDLWVRLSQLGKLYNIQEALFLYRVHDNQVSITKKEIQRKRASLSRFNMLSQIDFEYSAEEKQAYIKQFSFTERLNFEELRTLIYLKEKALKANKGFFNSEALKAVLETFQTENINQYFKANKSYSPKMIGQFITISGLVNTDFSLTEKFKLFIKAFLFFKKQGV; the protein is encoded by the coding sequence ATGAACGATCAACCACTCATAACCGTTTTAATTCCTACTTACAATTGTGAGCAATATGTTCATGAGGCAGTACAAAGTATCCTTGACCAAACTTATACCAATTTTGAATGTATGATAATAGACGATTGTAGTACAGATAATACAGTAGGAGTTATAAAAGCGTTTAATGATAGTCGTATCAACTTAATAATCAAGTCTAAAAACTCAGGCTATACTAATAGTTTAAACTATGGCTTGACCATTTCAAAAGGTAAATACATTGCCCGTATGGATGGTGATGACATTTGTTTACCACATCGGTTTGAAAAGCAAATAGAGGTATTAGAAAACGATGATAATATAGTGGTTTGTGGCTCTGTCTTTAAAATTATAGATTCAGAAATTGTAATTGAGGCTCCGGAGCATCACGAGGAAATAAAAATAGGGTTGCTAAAGGATTCTTGCATAGGTCACCCAACAGCAATGATTAGAAAATCTGTTTTAGATGATAATCAAATAAACTACAATACAGAATATGAACCAGCGGAAGATTATGATTTATGGGTAAGGCTGTCTCAATTAGGTAAATTATACAATATTCAGGAGGCCTTATTTTTATACAGAGTCCATGACAATCAGGTATCGATCACAAAAAAAGAGATACAACGTAAACGTGCTAGTTTATCTCGATTTAATATGTTAAGTCAAATAGATTTTGAATATTCAGCAGAAGAAAAGCAAGCTTACATCAAACAATTTTCGTTTACAGAGCGGTTAAATTTTGAGGAGCTAAGAACCTTAATTTATTTAAAAGAAAAAGCGCTGAAAGCGAATAAGGGGTTTTTTAATTCAGAAGCACTAAAAGCGGTTTTAGAAACCTTTCAAACAGAAAACATTAATCAGTATTTTAAAGCTAATAAAAGCTACAGTCCAAAAATGATTGGTCAGTTTATAACCATTTCCGGATTGGTGAACACTGATTTTAGTTTAACCGAAAAATTCAAACTGTTTATTAAAGCATTTCTATTTTTTAAAAAACAGGGAGTATGA
- a CDS encoding glycosyltransferase family 10 domain-containing protein, translated as MKIVKLTFNYDWPIFRQTKAYSQIWGDYKFIIDENLKACDFWIIYSDYKLQPETVKCNPENTIFIPAECYATSPRFTQTFLNQFGLILTVQRELKHKNIKYTHNANPWFVGRSYDELIDVIPPNKTKLISVVTSNKVFTEGHQKRYDFVMALKKHFGDKIDLFGRGINDFEDKWDVLADYKYTVAIENDYCDDWVTEKYFDCMLSNTLPFYYGCPNLETIVDKNSFIRIDINKLEEAITVIEDAIENNEYENRLKILNNQKIKSLNNDQLFPLLTSILDDLDANLKKKKITLKINKRSKLSKKIISIKRHLSNLRHVKKTN; from the coding sequence ATGAAAATTGTTAAACTTACTTTTAATTACGACTGGCCAATTTTCAGGCAAACTAAAGCGTATTCTCAAATTTGGGGAGATTACAAATTTATTATTGATGAAAATTTAAAAGCATGTGATTTTTGGATTATATACAGTGATTATAAATTGCAGCCTGAAACTGTAAAATGCAACCCAGAAAACACCATATTCATTCCTGCGGAATGTTATGCCACCAGCCCAAGATTTACCCAGACATTTTTAAATCAATTTGGTTTAATCTTAACAGTACAAAGAGAGCTTAAACATAAGAATATAAAATATACCCATAATGCGAATCCCTGGTTTGTAGGTAGAAGCTATGATGAGTTAATAGATGTAATACCACCAAACAAAACAAAATTAATTTCGGTAGTAACCTCAAATAAGGTTTTCACTGAAGGACATCAAAAACGCTATGATTTTGTGATGGCCTTAAAAAAACATTTTGGAGATAAAATAGATCTGTTTGGAAGAGGTATTAATGATTTTGAAGACAAATGGGATGTTTTAGCAGATTATAAATATACTGTTGCCATTGAAAATGACTATTGTGATGACTGGGTAACCGAAAAATATTTTGATTGTATGCTATCCAATACTTTGCCATTTTATTATGGCTGTCCTAATCTTGAAACTATAGTGGATAAAAACTCCTTTATTCGTATAGATATAAATAAATTAGAAGAAGCTATAACTGTAATTGAGGATGCTATTGAAAATAACGAATATGAAAACAGATTAAAGATATTAAATAATCAAAAAATTAAAAGTCTTAATAATGATCAGCTTTTTCCATTGCTTACCAGTATTCTAGATGACTTGGATGCTAATTTAAAAAAGAAAAAGATAACATTAAAAATAAATAAAAGGAGCAAGCTAAGTAAAAAAATCATTTCTATAAAAAGACATCTTTCAAATTTAAGACATGTTAAAAAAACTAATTAA
- the gmd gene encoding GDP-mannose 4,6-dehydratase has protein sequence MKVALITGINGQDGSYLAELLLEKNYMVHGIIRRSSTFNTERIEHLYIDTLLKDLHKKQNIKLHYGDMTDATNLIRLVKEIQPDEIYNLAAQSHVKVSFDMPEYTAETDGIGTLKLLEAVRICDLTTKTRIYQASTSELFGKVQETPQTETTPFYPRSPYGVAKLYAFWITKNYRESYGMYAVNGILFNHESERRGETFVTRKITLAVARIAHGIQDKLYLGNLGAKRDWGYAKDFVECMWLMLQQEVPEDYVIGTGEQHTVREFCELAFAEAGIALKWEGHSEQEKGVCAKTNKTLIEIDPNYYRLAEVETLLGNPTKAKENLGWNPNKTSFKALVKIMVEHDLKHVLKNNSK, from the coding sequence ATGAAAGTAGCCTTAATAACAGGAATAAATGGTCAAGATGGTTCTTATCTGGCAGAATTACTTTTAGAAAAGAATTACATGGTACATGGTATTATAAGGAGAAGTTCTACTTTTAATACCGAGCGTATTGAGCATTTGTATATTGATACATTATTAAAGGATTTACATAAAAAGCAAAATATAAAATTGCATTATGGCGATATGACAGATGCGACTAATCTCATTCGATTAGTTAAAGAAATTCAGCCCGATGAGATCTACAATTTGGCAGCGCAGTCACATGTTAAAGTATCGTTTGATATGCCAGAGTACACCGCTGAAACAGATGGCATAGGAACCTTAAAATTACTAGAAGCCGTTCGTATTTGTGATTTAACTACAAAAACCAGAATTTATCAGGCCTCAACTTCAGAATTGTTTGGTAAGGTACAGGAGACACCACAAACTGAAACGACGCCTTTTTATCCGCGATCACCTTACGGTGTTGCAAAACTTTATGCGTTTTGGATTACCAAAAACTACCGTGAATCTTATGGTATGTATGCTGTGAATGGTATATTGTTTAACCATGAATCTGAAAGACGTGGCGAGACTTTTGTAACTCGGAAAATAACATTAGCTGTTGCCCGCATTGCGCATGGTATTCAAGATAAATTATATCTTGGAAATTTAGGAGCTAAACGCGATTGGGGGTATGCCAAAGATTTTGTAGAATGTATGTGGCTCATGTTGCAACAGGAGGTGCCAGAAGATTACGTTATTGGTACAGGAGAACAACACACCGTTAGAGAGTTTTGTGAATTGGCCTTTGCCGAAGCAGGTATAGCACTCAAATGGGAAGGGCATAGTGAACAGGAGAAAGGTGTTTGTGCCAAAACGAATAAAACACTTATTGAAATTGATCCCAATTATTACCGTTTAGCAGAAGTAGAAACCCTGTTAGGGAATCCCACAAAAGCAAAAGAAAATTTAGGTTGGAACCCTAATAAAACATCTTTTAAAGCCTTGGTTAAAATTATGGTAGAACATGATTTAAAGCACGTTTTAAAAAACAATAGTAAATAA
- a CDS encoding FkbM family methyltransferase, translating to MLKKLIKLLKNTLFKKRLEQQRRQNKLQQERCKPWFSVKGDQTLRLDYPLNENSVVFDLGGYIGEFASSIYNKYGSGIYIFEPVKRFYDSIEQKFKSNTKIKAYNYGLAGSDQTLNISMTDDASSVFIKAKNSETIQLKSIVQFINDNKIEHIDLMKINIEGGEYEVMEALIAHNMLGLFKDIQVQFHDFIIPDAKIRMKSIQNELAKTHKLTYQYEFVWENWTLKDK from the coding sequence ATGTTAAAAAAACTAATTAAATTACTAAAGAATACGCTATTTAAAAAACGTTTAGAGCAGCAAAGGAGACAAAATAAGTTGCAGCAAGAACGTTGCAAACCTTGGTTTTCGGTAAAAGGCGACCAAACATTACGTTTAGATTATCCTTTAAATGAAAATTCCGTAGTATTTGATTTGGGTGGTTATATAGGAGAGTTTGCAAGTTCGATTTACAACAAATATGGATCTGGTATTTACATTTTTGAACCAGTCAAAAGGTTTTATGATAGTATTGAGCAAAAATTCAAATCTAATACTAAAATTAAAGCCTATAACTACGGTCTGGCTGGTTCAGACCAAACACTTAATATAAGCATGACAGATGATGCGTCTTCTGTTTTTATAAAAGCTAAAAATTCAGAAACCATTCAATTAAAATCTATTGTACAATTTATTAATGATAACAAAATAGAGCATATCGATTTGATGAAAATTAACATTGAAGGTGGCGAATACGAGGTCATGGAAGCGTTGATAGCACATAATATGTTAGGTTTATTTAAAGATATACAAGTGCAGTTCCATGACTTTATAATACCAGATGCTAAAATAAGAATGAAAAGTATTCAAAACGAATTAGCCAAAACACACAAGCTCACGTATCAATATGAGTTTGTTTGGGAAAATTGGACCTTAAAAGATAAGTAG
- a CDS encoding glycosyltransferase family 2 protein, which yields MQLSFLIVTKNRTEDLTFTLNRLKEMVDISKHEVLVFIDGCKETEKIRSDFDWVNWTVSPVSISASPARNTLYNQAKGNYFIGLDDDAHPISNHFIKNIETEFESNKTIGILAFQEVRGCFDSDQAALEKAIYGTSHFTNDFVGCGFAIRKTVYHATNGFPVWMDIYGEESALALEVLDSGFAIKYVDDIIVNHRVDVTKRKKLGRNYFRFEHQLRNTLRYYLVYYPKPTLQVVKALAHNFRKYAVKDMLYFRSFMKVFFFTLYNLPIILKSRKPVRKETLELKKELKNLTY from the coding sequence ATGCAGTTATCTTTTTTAATCGTTACTAAAAACAGAACTGAAGATTTAACCTTTACTTTAAATAGACTTAAGGAAATGGTCGATATATCTAAACATGAAGTTTTAGTTTTTATAGATGGCTGTAAAGAAACAGAAAAAATTAGGTCTGACTTTGATTGGGTAAATTGGACAGTGTCTCCAGTAAGTATTAGTGCTTCCCCTGCAAGAAACACACTTTATAATCAAGCAAAAGGAAATTATTTTATAGGACTGGATGATGATGCACATCCAATAAGTAATCATTTTATTAAAAATATTGAAACTGAATTTGAAAGTAATAAAACTATTGGCATCTTAGCATTTCAGGAAGTGAGAGGTTGTTTTGATTCTGACCAAGCAGCACTAGAAAAAGCAATTTATGGTACATCTCACTTTACAAATGATTTTGTTGGTTGTGGATTTGCAATACGTAAGACGGTGTATCATGCTACAAACGGCTTTCCGGTTTGGATGGATATATACGGAGAAGAATCGGCATTAGCTTTAGAGGTTTTAGACTCAGGGTTTGCCATTAAATACGTTGATGATATAATTGTAAACCATAGAGTAGATGTCACAAAGCGAAAAAAACTAGGGCGTAATTATTTTAGATTTGAGCATCAATTAAGAAATACCCTTCGTTATTATCTGGTTTATTATCCTAAGCCTACATTGCAGGTTGTTAAAGCGCTCGCACATAATTTTAGAAAATATGCAGTCAAAGACATGCTGTATTTTAGGTCTTTTATGAAAGTCTTTTTTTTTACACTATATAATTTGCCCATAATTCTAAAATCAAGAAAGCCAGTTAGAAAAGAAACTTTGGAATTAAAAAAAGAACTTAAAAACTTGACCTATTAA
- a CDS encoding glycosyltransferase family 2 protein yields the protein MISIIIPIYNRAHLIEETLHYISDQTYKNWECIIVDDGSDDNTVNTVKNYIRKDIRFTLYKRPKNKVKGPSSCRNYGVSLSKGEYIQFFDSDDIMHPEHLQKKREAIMNHDFVVCQLQAFKGHFDTHLFTTANQPEILYSSNVFEDFATGTFPMMMLAPLWKAATIKKYLPIREDLHILEDHDLYARALFNTKTYAIINKPLIFYRVGESSSTHNFYTNVDYGLESYLEAKRTVLNLSASNKIRLAILKMTLGFFRQALAERNMKAANNCLDFITKNQLAYTFDLKLKMSRIHFFYRIFKFVKRGDTKFKPLFKL from the coding sequence ATGATTTCTATTATTATCCCCATATATAATCGCGCGCATTTAATAGAAGAAACATTACACTATATTAGTGACCAAACTTATAAAAACTGGGAGTGTATAATAGTAGATGATGGCAGTGATGATAACACAGTAAATACTGTTAAAAATTATATAAGAAAAGACATTCGTTTTACTTTATACAAAAGACCTAAAAATAAAGTAAAAGGACCAAGTAGTTGTAGAAATTACGGTGTAAGTTTATCTAAAGGTGAGTACATTCAGTTTTTCGATAGTGACGATATTATGCACCCGGAGCATTTACAAAAAAAGCGAGAAGCTATCATGAATCATGATTTTGTAGTTTGTCAATTGCAAGCGTTTAAAGGCCATTTTGATACCCACTTATTTACTACGGCTAATCAACCAGAAATTCTGTATAGTTCAAATGTATTTGAAGATTTTGCGACAGGAACATTTCCTATGATGATGTTGGCGCCACTATGGAAAGCAGCTACGATAAAAAAGTATTTGCCCATTCGTGAAGACTTACACATTCTTGAAGATCACGATTTGTATGCGCGCGCATTATTTAATACCAAAACATATGCTATAATAAACAAACCACTCATTTTTTATCGCGTAGGTGAGAGCTCTTCAACTCATAATTTTTATACTAACGTGGATTACGGTTTAGAGTCATACCTTGAAGCAAAACGAACCGTTTTAAATCTCTCGGCATCAAATAAAATAAGATTAGCCATCTTAAAAATGACCTTAGGTTTTTTTAGGCAAGCCTTAGCAGAGCGAAACATGAAAGCGGCTAATAATTGCTTAGATTTTATTACAAAAAACCAACTGGCTTATACCTTTGATTTAAAACTAAAAATGTCACGTATTCACTTTTTCTACAGAATTTTTAAATTCGTAAAAAGAGGCGATACAAAATTTAAACCACTATTTAAATTGTAA
- a CDS encoding DegT/DnrJ/EryC1/StrS aminotransferase family protein, whose translation MIKYPLATSTWDEKEIEAIQKVIASDMYTMGAQVKQFETEFAHFIKAKFCLMVNSGSSANLLAVAALFYTKNPKLKRGDEVIVPAVSWSTTYYPLYQYGLKLKFVDVDLHTLNFDLDQLAKAVTDKTRMIFAVNLLGNPNDFDTINEIIGERDIILIEDNCESMGAEFKGKQTGTFGLMGTFSTFFSHHMATMEGGLIATDDEELYHVLISLRAHGWTRHLPKENKVANKSEDWFTESFRFVLPGYNVRPVEMSGAIGIEQLKKLPDFLKHRRMNAECFVSLFKDHKEFYIQRNTGNSSWFGFSLIIKPESKLKRKDIVEKLTKHNIDCRPIVTGDFTKNEVLSYFDYEIFGDMKNAKYLDENGLFVGNHQMPLNSEIAYLFKVLS comes from the coding sequence ATGATTAAATATCCATTAGCGACTTCCACTTGGGATGAAAAAGAAATTGAGGCGATACAAAAGGTTATTGCTAGCGATATGTATACCATGGGAGCACAGGTAAAACAATTTGAAACGGAGTTTGCTCACTTTATAAAAGCAAAATTTTGCCTGATGGTGAATTCTGGTTCTTCGGCTAATTTATTGGCTGTAGCAGCTTTGTTTTATACTAAAAATCCCAAATTAAAACGCGGGGATGAGGTTATTGTACCCGCGGTTTCCTGGTCGACAACCTATTATCCATTATACCAATATGGTTTAAAGCTGAAATTCGTTGACGTCGATTTACACACTTTAAATTTCGATTTAGACCAGTTGGCAAAAGCCGTGACTGACAAAACTAGAATGATTTTTGCAGTTAATCTACTAGGAAATCCTAACGATTTTGATACCATAAATGAAATTATTGGAGAGCGGGATATTATTTTGATAGAAGATAATTGTGAGTCGATGGGAGCCGAGTTTAAAGGAAAGCAAACGGGTACCTTTGGTCTTATGGGAACTTTTTCCACCTTCTTTTCACATCATATGGCAACTATGGAAGGCGGATTAATTGCCACAGATGATGAAGAGTTATACCATGTGCTAATAAGTTTAAGAGCGCATGGTTGGACAAGACATCTGCCAAAAGAAAATAAAGTAGCTAATAAAAGTGAGGATTGGTTTACAGAGTCTTTTCGTTTTGTTTTGCCAGGTTATAATGTAAGACCTGTAGAGATGAGTGGGGCAATAGGGATAGAGCAATTAAAAAAGCTACCAGATTTCCTAAAGCATAGACGAATGAATGCGGAATGTTTCGTGAGTCTGTTTAAAGATCATAAAGAGTTTTATATTCAAAGGAATACAGGCAATAGTAGTTGGTTTGGTTTTAGTTTAATAATTAAACCAGAGTCAAAATTAAAACGTAAAGATATTGTTGAAAAACTCACAAAACACAATATAGATTGCAGACCCATTGTTACTGGTGATTTCACAAAGAATGAAGTCTTATCCTATTTTGATTATGAAATTTTTGGCGACATGAAAAACGCCAAATATTTGGATGAAAATGGACTGTTTGTAGGAAATCATCAAATGCCATTAAATAGTGAGATAGCATATCTTTTCAAAGTTTTATCATAG
- a CDS encoding GDP-L-fucose synthase has product MKILLTGGNGMVGKNILDFNQQDHHILAPNRKELNLEDFLAVCTYIKTHQPDYVIHAAGLVGGIQDNIAHPVNFLVKNLDIGRNIIMAAKANRIKRFINLSSSCMYPRDAVNPLQEHLILKGELEPSNEGYALAKIVTTRLCEYITKEDDFFEYKTIIPCNLYGKYDKFSPEHSHMVPAVIRKLHDAKVNNLKSISIWGDGEARREFMYVQDLADFIFYAISNFETMPQNLNVGLGEDYTINEYYKSIAASINFRGEFEHDLSKPVGMKQKLIDNTKLKAFGWQPKTSLKEGIQLTYDYYKKTVIND; this is encoded by the coding sequence ATGAAGATTTTACTAACAGGTGGAAATGGAATGGTTGGTAAAAATATCTTGGATTTTAATCAACAGGATCATCACATTTTAGCACCAAATCGAAAAGAACTTAATCTTGAAGATTTCTTAGCAGTTTGTACTTATATTAAAACACATCAACCAGATTATGTTATTCATGCCGCTGGATTAGTAGGAGGGATACAAGATAATATTGCACATCCTGTTAACTTTTTAGTTAAGAATTTAGACATCGGTAGAAATATTATAATGGCTGCAAAAGCAAATAGAATAAAGCGTTTTATTAATCTATCAAGCTCTTGCATGTATCCTCGAGATGCGGTCAATCCGTTACAGGAACATCTAATATTAAAAGGGGAGTTAGAGCCTTCAAATGAAGGTTATGCCTTAGCAAAGATTGTAACAACACGCTTGTGTGAATACATAACTAAAGAAGATGACTTCTTTGAGTACAAAACAATTATTCCATGTAATTTATACGGTAAGTACGATAAGTTTTCGCCAGAACATTCACATATGGTGCCAGCTGTTATTAGAAAACTTCATGATGCCAAAGTTAATAACCTTAAAAGCATTTCTATCTGGGGTGATGGAGAAGCCAGAAGAGAATTTATGTATGTTCAGGATTTAGCAGATTTTATATTTTATGCCATCTCCAATTTTGAAACCATGCCACAGAACTTAAATGTTGGATTAGGTGAAGATTATACGATTAATGAATATTACAAAAGTATTGCTGCAAGTATAAATTTTAGAGGAGAATTTGAACACGATTTGTCTAAACCCGTAGGAATGAAACAAAAATTGATTGACAATACCAAACTAAAAGCTTTTGGATGGCAACCAAAAACATCGTTAAAAGAAGGCATTCAATTAACCTATGACTATTATAAAAAGACCGTAATTAATGATTAA
- a CDS encoding alpha-1,2-fucosyltransferase yields the protein MIVIKLIGGLGNQMFQYATAKAIALHKNTTLKLDVSAFENYDLHDYSLDHFNITAKKYQQPPKWLKKIQNKLKPKTYYNEESFRYNSFLFDSNAKTILLNGYFQSEQYFLKYREEIIKDFSITSPLKPETKALLQKVHKTNAVSIHIRRGDFLKHDVHNTFKEEYYKKAMKTIESKIDNPTYYLFSDDMPWVKLNFKSNFKTVYVDFNDAQTAFEDLVLMSNCKHNIIANSSFSWWAAWLNTNPSKIVIAPEQWFNGNKYDYTDVVPETWVKI from the coding sequence GTGATTGTTATAAAGTTAATTGGCGGATTAGGGAATCAAATGTTTCAGTACGCAACGGCTAAGGCTATAGCTCTGCATAAAAATACAACGCTTAAGCTGGATGTTAGTGCGTTTGAAAATTATGATCTACATGATTACAGCTTAGATCATTTTAACATCACAGCAAAGAAGTATCAGCAACCTCCCAAATGGCTAAAAAAAATTCAAAATAAATTAAAACCAAAAACGTATTATAATGAAGAGTCTTTCCGCTATAATTCATTCCTATTCGATAGTAATGCAAAAACCATTCTTTTAAATGGCTATTTTCAGAGCGAACAGTATTTTTTAAAATATAGAGAAGAAATTATAAAAGACTTTAGCATAACAAGTCCTTTAAAACCAGAAACGAAAGCATTACTTCAGAAGGTTCATAAAACCAATGCTGTATCCATTCATATAAGAAGAGGTGATTTTTTAAAGCATGACGTCCACAACACATTCAAAGAAGAGTATTATAAAAAGGCTATGAAAACAATTGAAAGTAAAATAGATAATCCAACCTACTATTTGTTTTCTGATGATATGCCATGGGTGAAATTAAATTTTAAATCAAATTTTAAAACTGTTTATGTAGATTTTAATGACGCCCAAACGGCTTTCGAGGATCTGGTTTTGATGTCTAATTGTAAGCATAATATTATTGCCAATAGCAGTTTTAGTTGGTGGGCGGCTTGGTTGAATACAAATCCAAGTAAAATAGTGATTGCTCCAGAGCAATGGTTTAATGGTAATAAATATGACTACACAGATGTCGTACCTGAAACCTGGGTAAAAATTTAA